CACATGCTCGCGCGCCAGCTGGCACACCCGCCAGGTCGGCAGCGCGGAGGCGTCTGCGAACGGCTCGTCGAACATTGCCGCAATCGCATCCAGCGCGCCGAAATCGTTGGGATCGACGCGGCGTGACTTGTGGTCGGTGCCGAACAGCGCAGCGATACGCTCTGCGTAAGAGCTTTCGTCCACCGCCTCGACATCGAAGCCGATGGAGCAGGTGGTGACCGGCTGCACGCTCCCTTCCGCCATCAGCGCGACGACGCTGGAGCTGTCGACTCCGCCCGAAAGGAATGCGCCCAGCGGAACGTCGGACACCATGCGCGATTGCACCGCTTCGCGCATCAAGTGCAGCAATTCCGCCTCGAGATCGGCGGATTTGCCCTTGCGCCGTTCGGCGAAAGTGATGTCCCACCACTGGCGCGGTTGCGGCGCGGGCTTGCCCATGTCGAACAGGCGGTAATGACCCGCCGGCAGCTTCTCCACGCCGGAGAGGAAAGACCGGTGATCAGGCACATAGCCCCAGGTTATGTAATCCTCGACCGCCAGCATATCGACGCTGCGCCGCATCAACGGGTGGGCGAGGATGGCTTTCAGTTCGGAAGCGAATGCGATCCCGCCGTCGCTGAGCCGTGCCATGAAAAGCGGCTTCACCCCGAAACGGTCGCGCGCCAGCAGCAGCTGCTTCTTCTCAAGATCGTAAAGCGCGAAGGCAAACATGCCGTCGAGGCGGGAGAGGCAGACCTCGCCCCACTTCTGCCAGGCGGCGAGGATGACTTCGGTGTCGCCATCGGTGAGGAAACGGGTGCCGTCCTTTTCCAGCTCGCGGCGCAAGGCACGGAAATTGTAGATTTCGCCATTAAAGACAATGACCGCGCGCCCGTCGGCGGACAACATCGGCTGCGGCGAGCCTTCCAGGTCGATGATCGAGAGGCGGCGATGGCCGAGCGCGATGCCATGATCGGTCCACACGCCCGCGCCATCGGGGCCGCGATGTGCGATGGCATCGCACATGCGCTCCACCCGCGCCGGATCGATCGGACGGGGGTTTTCCGGATGGATGATGCCCGCAATCCCGCACATGGCGCGTCGCCTAGCGCGGCGTGGTGATGCCGTCGAGCCATTCCCCGCGCGGGGAAATGCTTGCGGCGAAGTCGACCACGGTGGCTTTCGCGTCGTCGCCCTCCGCCGAAAGGATTAGCGTCGCGGTGCGTTCTCGCTGCATGGCGAGCTTGTCGAGCAGCGTGTGCAGCCGCAGCCGCGCCCCGCTGCCGGTGACGCTATCTCCTTGCAGGTAACTGGTCTCGGCATAGCGCTTGTGGTCCCCCGCGATCAGTAGCCATTGCGCCGAATGGTCTGCGCCGCCGGAAGCATCGCCCAACCAGCGCCAGTCGGAGCCCGGCACCAGCGCGCCGGTGCCGAAAGTTGCAGCCTCCCGCTCCGGCCCCTGCGAGGAATAAAGCGCGACAAACACATCGACCCGGCGGCCGTCTGCGTCGGTGTAGCTGCCTAGCAGGCGGTGGTCCGCGCCGGGGGCTTGCGGCTCCCACGCGAAGCGCGGCGCATAATCGGTCCGCGACCAGCCCGCAACTTCCGGCAAGTCGATCAACGAAGGCACGGTAGCGCGCGCATTCCCGCTCGCTAGCGACCATGCCGCGGCGAGCGCGAGCATAGCCGCCGTCAGGACCGCCGCCAGCGATGGCCGCATGGACGGGGACGAGATGCGCGTGAGCACAGGCTTGGCCTCGATCGCTGCCGCGTCGATCGCGGGCTCGTCCGCAGCCCGGTCGAAGAAGCGCCACGCGAGCGCGAGAACCAGCGCAAGGACGAGCGCAAAGAAGATCCAGCCATAGAAAATATGGTCGAAGCCGGCGGCAAACTCGACGCCCTGCGACTGCGCGATGTAGATCGTGCCCCATGCCCTGATGCCGTTGGCCAGGATCGGGAGGATGAGGGCGAAGGCCATGAAGGTGATCCGGCGCGGCCAGCTGCGGAACCCGACATGCGCCACCAGCGTGCCGAGCGCGGCCATGGCGACGAGGAATTTCACCCCCGAACACGCCTCCGCCACTTCGAACAGTCCCACTGGCGTGTCGATGAACACGCCATCGATAACGGCGGGAATGCCGCTCCATTCGGTCAGCTGGATGGTGATCGCTGCGGTCACCATCTGCAACGGCGGGACCAGCTCGTCGCCGAACGGCACGAGGAAGACCATGTAGGCGAGCGGGAACAGCAGGCCCCAGGCAACGCGGGGCCCGAGGATGGCGAGCACGCTGCCCTGCAGCATTGCCACCACCCCGGCTTGCCGGAACAGGTCGATGCCTGCGAGCGCGCCGCACAGCCACAGGAAAGCCGCGCCGAAGACGACGAAGAGGCCTGGCCACCATCCCTGCGAGACGAGCTTGGCCAACTCGTCCCTGCGCGTGGCGACCAGCCAGGCGAGGATCGGGGGAATGAAGACGATGTGGTTGTAGGTCGAACTGTTCCACCACTGATCGGCCATGCGCGCCCAGTCCGGGAAGAACAGGGCAAACACCACCAGCCAGCATCCGGCCAACGCCACGAGCGGCCGCTGCCACGCGGCAGGTACCCGGCCCGCCAAGTTCCATGCGCGGTTGCGCAGCGGGGCCTGGCTCAGCTCAGCCGACATCGCGCGCCGGCTCCCGATGGACCGGGAAGCCCATCAACGCGGGCAGCTTCTCGAGCATGGCGGGCCAGCTGCGATGGTCGAGCACATAGTCCCGGCCCG
This sequence is a window from Alteriqipengyuania flavescens. Protein-coding genes within it:
- a CDS encoding XrtA/PEP-CTERM system amidotransferase — protein: MCGIAGIIHPENPRPIDPARVERMCDAIAHRGPDGAGVWTDHGIALGHRRLSIIDLEGSPQPMLSADGRAVIVFNGEIYNFRALRRELEKDGTRFLTDGDTEVILAAWQKWGEVCLSRLDGMFAFALYDLEKKQLLLARDRFGVKPLFMARLSDGGIAFASELKAILAHPLMRRSVDMLAVEDYITWGYVPDHRSFLSGVEKLPAGHYRLFDMGKPAPQPRQWWDITFAERRKGKSADLEAELLHLMREAVQSRMVSDVPLGAFLSGGVDSSSVVALMAEGSVQPVTTCSIGFDVEAVDESSYAERIAALFGTDHKSRRVDPNDFGALDAIAAMFDEPFADASALPTWRVCQLAREHVTVALSGDGADEALAGYRRQVFQHHEDRLRNRIPAGIRSAILGPLASIYPKADWAPRPLRAKATLSALSVSGAEAYAAAVSITGPDQRAALYSEAFLKARGDYRAEQPFVETMETAPARSGLDRAQYADLKFWLPGDILTKVDRTSMATSLEAREPLLDHRLVEFAAALPEGQRVNGREGKAIVKRTMERYLPRDILYRPKQGFVMPIAEWFRGPLASSARQVARSKTLAALDWFDPKALSDLADRHISGRSDHGRILWQLVMLERSLSALGISDRK
- the xrtA gene encoding exosortase A, with product MSAELSQAPLRNRAWNLAGRVPAAWQRPLVALAGCWLVVFALFFPDWARMADQWWNSSTYNHIVFIPPILAWLVATRRDELAKLVSQGWWPGLFVVFGAAFLWLCGALAGIDLFRQAGVVAMLQGSVLAILGPRVAWGLLFPLAYMVFLVPFGDELVPPLQMVTAAITIQLTEWSGIPAVIDGVFIDTPVGLFEVAEACSGVKFLVAMAALGTLVAHVGFRSWPRRITFMAFALILPILANGIRAWGTIYIAQSQGVEFAAGFDHIFYGWIFFALVLALVLALAWRFFDRAADEPAIDAAAIEAKPVLTRISSPSMRPSLAAVLTAAMLALAAAWSLASGNARATVPSLIDLPEVAGWSRTDYAPRFAWEPQAPGADHRLLGSYTDADGRRVDVFVALYSSQGPEREAATFGTGALVPGSDWRWLGDASGGADHSAQWLLIAGDHKRYAETSYLQGDSVTGSGARLRLHTLLDKLAMQRERTATLILSAEGDDAKATVVDFAASISPRGEWLDGITTPR